In one Oryza glaberrima chromosome 2, OglaRS2, whole genome shotgun sequence genomic region, the following are encoded:
- the LOC127763440 gene encoding digalactosyldiacylglycerol synthase 1, chloroplastic-like, translating to MEARASTSPSPQRPASMGRGGGGGGGGGDASAALSFIYRGWREVRDSASADLRLMRARADSLRTLADRELEHLLMSASTTVAAPAPPVAAGAPIAEVEFVRNRIQPKISELRRQYAASGDWELGLGRRVLEGWVAPPPPRGATTARVDLSGITAIRNALVPEVAGGGGARTAWWSGDEMEEEEEKEWEVVRMIRGGLKELERRSQSSGEILGGIPGPSELVEKFKSSLKSFNMEPLGSKEVPPLDLTEIMANLVRQSGPFLDQLGVRRELRDKLVETLYSRQNHSLSADSSLLGDDNSTDELDLRIASVLQSTGYHTDDGLWNEPSKYEVSDNKRHVAIVTTASLPWMTGTAVNPLFRAAYLARNSKQDVTLVVPWLCKSDQELVYPNSMTFSSPEEQETYIKKWLEERLGFESNFKISFYPGKFSKERRSIIPAGDTSQFISSREADIAILEEPEHLNWYHHGNRWTDKFNHVVGVVHTNYLEYIKREKNGALQAFLVKHINNWVTRAYCDKVLRLSAATQDLPKSIICNVHGVNPKFLKIGDKIMADRENGQQSFSKGAYFLGKMVWAKGYRELLDLLDKRKSDLQGFKLDVYGSGEDSQEVQSTAKKLNLNLNFFKGRDHADDSLHGYKVFINPSISDVLCTATAEALAMGKFVICAEHPSNEFFMSFPNCLTYRTPEEFVARVNEAMAREPQPLTPEQRYNLSWEAATERFMEYSDLDKVLSQPVTEGVHRSKTRRTIQSNLSDAMDGGLAFAHHCLTGSEVLRLATGAIPGTRDYDKQHCVDMGLLPPQVQHPVYGW from the exons ATGGAGGCGAgggcgtcgacgtcgccgtcgccgcagcggCCTGCGTCGATGGgtagaggcggaggaggcggaggaggaggaggggacgcGAGCGCGGCGCTGTCGTTCATCTACAGGGGGTGGAGGGAAGTGCGGGACTCGGCGAGCGCGGACCTGCGGCTGATGCGGGCGCGGGCGGACTCGCTGCGCACGCTCGCCGACCGGGAGCTGGAGCACCTCCTGATGTCGGCGTCCAccacggtggcggcgcccgcgccgcccgtcgcggcGGGGGCGCCCATCGCGGAGGTGGAGTTCGTGCGCAACCGGATCCAGCCCAAGATCTCCGAGCTGCGGCGCCAGTACGCCGCGTCCGGGGACTGGGAGCTCGGCCTCGGCAGGAGGGTGCTCGAGGGCTGGgtggcgcctccgccgcccaggggcgccaccaccgcccgcgtCGACCTCTCCGGGATCACCGCCATACGCAACGCCCTCGTCCctgaggtcgccggcggcggcggggcgcgcaCCGCCTGGTGGAGCGGGgatgagatggaggaggaggaggagaaggagtgGGAGGTGGTGAGGATGATTCGCGGCGGCCTCAAGGAATTGGAGCGCCGCAGCCAGAGCAGCGGCGAGATCTTGGGGGGAATCCCTGGCCCCAGCGAGCTCGTCGAGAAATTCAAGTCCAGCCTG AAATCATTTAACATGGAGCCTCTTGGATCCAAG GAAGTTCCTCCTCTTGATCTGACTGAAATTATGGCAAATCTAGTTAGGCAATCTGGGCCCTTTTTGGATCAACTTGGTGTAAGGAGAG AACTACGTGACAAACTAGTGGAGACATTGTATAGCAGACAAAATCATTCCCTTTCAGCAGATTCATCCTTACTCGGAGATGATAACTCAACGGATGAGCTTGATTTAAGAATTGCTAGTGTGCTACAAAGTACTGGTTATCATACAGATGATGGTTTATGGAACGAACCTTCAAAATACGAGGTTTCAGACAATAAAAGGCATGTTGCAATAGTCACCACAGCAAGCCTACCATGGATGACAGGAACAGCAGTTAATCCATTGTTCCGGGCAGCATATTTGGCAAGAAACTCAAAACAGGATGTCACACTGGTGGTGCCTTGGCTTTGCAAGTCAGATCAAGAACTTGTGTATCCAAATAGCATGACCTTCAGTTCACCAGAAGAGCAGGAAACATATATAAAGAAGTGGCTGGAGGAAAGGCTTGGGTTTGAATCAAACTTCAAGATATCATTTTATCCTGGCAAG TTCTCCAAAGAGCGCCGTAGCATCATTCCTGCTGGGGATACATCACAGTTCATTTCATCGAGAGAAGCTGATATAGCAATATTGGAAGAACCAGAGCATCTGAACTGGTATCATCATGGGAATCGTTGGACTGACAAGTTCAATCATGTAGTTGGCGTAGTTCATACGAATTACCTAGAATATAtcaagagagagaagaatggtGCTCTTCAAGCTTTCCTGGTCAAACACATCAACAATTGGGTGACCAGAGCATACTGCGATAAG GTTTTACGTCTGTCTGCAGCAACTCAGGATCTTCCTAAGTCTATTATTTGCAACGTCCATGGTGTAAATCCAAAGTTCCTTAAGATTGGAGATAAAATAATGGCCGATAGGGAGAATGGGCAGCAATCATTTTCCAAGGGAGCATATTTTCTGGGCAAAATGGTATGGGCCAAAGGTTACCGGGAACTGTTAGATTTGTTGGATAAACGTAAAAGCGACTTGCAAGGATTCAAGTTGGATGTATATGGAAGTGGCGAGGACTCACAAGAAGTCCAATCTACCGCCAAGAAACTGAACCTGAATCTAAACTTTTTTAAGGGAAGGGACCATGCAGATGACTCACTCCATGG GTACAAGGTATTCATCAACCCGAGCATCAGTGATGTCCTGTGCACAGCAACAGCGGAAGCTCTCGCGATGGGGAAGTTCGTCATCTGCGCGGAGCATCCATCGAACGAGTTCTTCATGTCGTTCCCGAACTGCCTGACGTACAGGACCCCGGAGGAGTTCGTCGCCAGGGTGAACGAGGCCATGGCCAGGGAACCCCAGCCTCTCACCCCGGAGCAAAGGTACAACCTGTCGTGGGAGGCAGCAACCGAGAGGTTCATGGAGTACTCAGACCTCGACAAGGTTCTCAGCCAACCTGTTACAGAAGGCGTGCACAGAAGCAAGACGAGAAGAACAATTCAGAGTAATCTGTCGGACGCCATGGATGGAGGATTGGCGTTTGCTCACCACTGCCTAACTGGTAGCGAGGTTCTCAGGCTGGCAACGGGAGCGATTCCTGGTACGCGCGACTACGACAAGCAACACTGCGTGGACATGGGCCTCCTGCCGCCTCAAGTGCAGCACCCTGTATATGGTTGGTGA
- the LOC127764147 gene encoding E3 ubiquitin-protein ligase PUB23-like: MEQAAAEVPSYFLCPISLEIMRDPVTLATGITYDRSSIERWMFGGGGGDGGKGTCPVTRRQLAPAEREATPNHTLRRLIQAWCAAHAVERFPTPRPPVDSCRVAALVDEGTTTMLGGGGRQRQLAALREIKAIAAESDRNKRCVEATPGAVEFLVSVVVQSHAAASTSASSDDDDLFDSVIDSPMSTSSPEEEALGVLYSLKPSEPTLRRVLGKDNGVGFLDTLASVLRRPSYRSRAYAILLLKAVTSAMPPERLMAVSPELVEEVVRVVSDGVSSKAVKAALHVLCRLCPWGRNRVKAVEAGAVAALVELLLDEEGGGGRRRAAELAVVAIDHLCGCAEGRSELVAHPAGLAVVSKRAMRVSPAATESAVRALHAVARNAATPAVLQEMLAVGVVAKLLLVLQADGGERARARAREMLRANARVWKDSPCLQAHLKASYPS; encoded by the coding sequence atggagcaggcggcggcggaggtgccgTCCTACTTCCTGTGCCCGATCTCGCTGGAGATCATGAGGGACCCGGTGACGCTGGCGACGGGGATCACCTACGACCGGAGCAGCATCGAGCGGTGGatgttcggcggcggcggcggcgacggggggaAGGGGACGTGCCCGGTGACGCGGCGGCAGCTGGCGCCGGCGGAGCGGGAGGCGACGCCCAACCACACGCTGCGGCGGCTCATCCAGGCGTGGTGCGCCGCGCACGCCGTCGAGCGGTTCCCCACCCCGCGCCCGCCCGTCGACTCCTGCCGCGTCGCCGCGCTCGTCGACgaggggacgacgacgatgctcggcggcggcggcaggcagcggCAGCTCGCCGCGCTCCGGGAGATCaaggccatcgccgccgagagCGACCGCAACAAGCGCTGCGTCGAGGCCACGCCCGGCGCCGTCGAGTTCCTCGTCTCCGTCGTCGTCcagagccacgccgccgcctccacctcagccagctcggacgacgacgacctgtTCGACTCGGTGATCGATTCCCCCATgtcgacgagctcgccggaggaggaggccctggGCGTGCTCTACTCCCTCAAGCCGTCCGAGCCCACCCTGCGCCGCGTCCTCGGCAAGGACAATGGCGTCGGCTTCCTCGACACCCTCGCCTCCGTGCTCCGCCGCCCGAGCTACCGTTCGCGCGCGTACGCCATCCTCCTCCTGAAGgcggtgacgtcggcgatgcCGCCGGAGCGGCTGATGGCGGTGAGCCCCGagctggtggaggaggtggtccGGGTGGTGTCCGACGGCGTGTCGTCGAAGGCGGTGAAGGCGGCGCTGCACGTGCTGTGCCGGCTGTGCCCGTGGGGGCGGAACCGCGTGAaggcggtggaggccggcgcggtggcggcgctggtggagctcctcctcgacgaggagggcggcggcgggcggcggcgcgcggcggagctggcggtggtggcgatcgACCACCTGTGCGGGTGCGCGGAGGGGAGGTCGGAGCTGGTGGCGCACCCGGCGGGGCTCGCCGTGGTGTCCAAGAGGGCGATGCgggtgtcgccggcggccaccgagAGCGCCGTGCGCGCGCTCCACGCCGTCGCGAGGAACGCGGCGACGCCGGCCGTGCTGCAGGAGATGCTCGCCGTCGGCGTGGTGGCgaagctgctgctggtgctgcaggcggacggcggcgagcgcgccagggcgagggcgagggagaTGCTCAGGGCGAACGCTAGGGTTTGGAAGGACTCGCCATGCTTGCAAGCTCACCTCAAGGCTTCTTACCCCTCCTGA